taattagataagagtgtttctctatcaatttgcggtcttgccccagcaGTCTCAAATGGACCgccactttaaccaatcaggagaaCCCTGGCCGGATcgacactcagggtcttaaaataactgaggagaaagtgctgcctttgcaatttcatctgcaaatggttagactttaaagtcttctcggataaggactaaaaACCGTaggcccgtctcacaaatatcttatatgttcataagttccctgtgggacgttaaagaacccacacactattcgagaagagtagggcatgaagTCCCCGgcgttgtggctgtcctgttctctccagtagaagtggccggcttggcggtgatgtctctaaaaaggcttgtggtgtatgaggccacctaagcagtaACAGCCGTAAGTTAAAAAgagactttgccgagtgctgaaatatgtagatgtagatgtagatgtagatgtagaagcAGTCAGTTTAAGGAGTAGTAAAGCGAGACAATCGTCAActgaacctagtttaatggccaGTTTACAGCCAGACTCCTATATCTTGGTGGTAAaacatccgaactagtaatcggaaggtcgtagatTCGACTCCTTCAACGGAGCACTCCGATTTTTCCGATCAGCCCCTtaagctcagtggtagagcatccgaaatAATAATCGGAAGGttgtcgtaggttcgactcctgcagaggagcactcggatttttcagATTAGCCCctttagctcagtggtagagcatccgaactagtaatcggaaggtcgtagatTCGACTCCCGCAACGGatcactcggatttttttccaagTAACCCCGAGTCAACATCTCTCGTTTCGTTCACCGGGGTTAACATGTATGACATCTCTTTCGGTACAATCGCGAATATGCTTCAATTCGACAATTTAGATTCTTGAAGTATGGTGGGACAATTGTCGTGCATGAACCTAGTTTTATGGCCTGGCCTCCCATGCGTCTCCTAGAGTTTCCGGAGACAATTGACAAAGATGGTCACAGAACACAAAGATGGTCACAGAACCATCTGAAAGAAACCATTGACAAAGATGGTCACAGAACACTCCCAAAACCTTCATGAAAATGCAATACTCACTTGTAAAGTGTGCGCAATACCAAAATCAATCAGTTTGAGTCGAGCTTCCACCCACAGGAAGTTAGCGGGTTTTAGGTCTCTATGTATAATTCCCTGTTGATGTACCAAGTTAACTGCTTCCAGCATTTGTCGCCAGAATGCTTTCAGTTCTTCATTTGTCATTTTAGTGCGGTTTTTTCTCAAGAAGCCCGCAAGGTCAATACTTCCATACTCCATCACCAAGATTAGGATTCTCTTCTCCTGGTTCAGCTcccttcaaaaaacaaaaaggcaaaaaagatATTAAGTTAATTGGAAGCAAAAGGGTGTTCTTGAACAGTTTTCCATTTTGACACTGCAGGGGTGCAGtgatagcgcagtggtgagagcactcgccgtcacgtgtgggttgagtttgttggttgttgGACGGGGAGAGGAGATGGAAAGAGAAACCGCCCGCAATCAACCCCACAACATTTTCGAAACCTCCCATTTCAaataataggctgatttagcaacagaacgggaacgtcagtggcgacggcgcgagCAGAAAAAATACCAATGataattcagaatagagtagactccgctcttttcttctctattctaaattctcattggtagttttgctgcgcgcgacgtcgccactgacgttcccgttctgttgctaaatcagcctaatgtgTGACGAGCAGGGACTTGATGTCAACTACCAGGCAATCATAGCGCGCCACGTGTAAACATTGGCGGTAATACAATTAAGCTTTACTCGCTagggaaaaaaatttacaaagatcGAACTGAAATTTTAACTTACCGCTAACGTTTCCCTGTTGATGTTTATACTGTGCGCGATTCGTCGACAATGGTATTACTAGAATGACATTTCAGCACATTAAGAAATGCCTTGTCCAGCGCATTTGCTACCGATGCGAAAACTAGATGGAACTTGCCAATGGATACAAATGGCAGCCGACAACGAAGTTGCCGTGAGCCTTAATCCTTCAGCTTTTTTAATCTGGTCACCGATGATACTTGATACGATGATACTTAATCATAAGTGTGATTACCAATCAATGCAGAACACATTTTGCCGCTTAGAAAAAGCTGAAATATGAAGCTCTTGCCGAATCTCTTGGGAAGGAACGAAGAAATATCTCCTCCATTTCTTAGTGGTCTTACGTCTTTCTGCTCTTATTAAAGAACACCAGAAGATCCAAGCTACCGTAAGGAAGTTtccaaaatttttgaaaacaggTTGTCGGCTCTTTCCGCTCTGCTTTCTCTTCACACTTTAACGAATATGGTACAGTACATTTGACTAACACGCGGATTTTTTCTGACACTTTATCCGCATGTCAGGAATGATATTTTCTCCGTCCGTGGGCGAACGGCGGTTTCGAAAATGTTGCGGGGTTGATTCCAGGCAGTTTCTCATTCCTTCTCCTCGGCCCCTTCCCCATCGCGTTCTCATTTGACTTCGGTCCAGGTTTTCGCACGGCCATATTCTTAAGTCTCTTTCCTCCCTTCGAAATGATTAGGTTAAAATTCTTGGAGAcgctactgtcctggcatgcgaaatgttcacttccggttgccgtccgtggctcaaaaacaCCGCCGTCCTAAGTTCCCTAACGACGAGCAACGAAGTCGCGCGTCCCTCCCCATTCTAAGCGCGGCTCCGTCGCTCGTTATTTGCCTCCCAAAACAACAATCCTGTCAGCTACGCTGGCtacgtccacacgtatccggatattttatAAAACGACGATTTTTCTCTCCGTACATCAAAACGTTCGGCGTCCTTATCGAATCCTATTTGTCCGTCCACACCAATACGCGAAAACAATTAGAAACGCTAACAAGGGAAAGGCGTCGCAGCTGTCAGAAATAGTAAATAGTCGTTTGGAAGCTTGCAGGGTTAACTAGTTGATAGTTGACATAACGTTTTGTAAAATAACAGAATAGTCAAATTATGCAATAAGCAAAACTCACCAATCAAATAGTTTGATGATGTTATCATTTCCCTGAAGTCTATTCAGCAAGTCAATTTCATTGAAGTAACTCTGAACCATAAAATCGTCGGCTTCTTCCAAATCAACAAATTTCATGGCACATATTCTTTTGCCATCGAAGGCTCGGTACACCTATCAGCAAATTTAAAATTCACACAGCAAGTGACAGAATAAGTTGCAATTTAAATGGCATTACAGCCAAGTAATCAAGTatcataaaaaaaacttaagactgtctttaataaaaattattttagcaTCAGTAAATATAAAGAAATTAATAACAATGAACTTTTGATTATACATGTAGCAGAGAGAGGGAATTAATTTTCTTGGCAATAATAGAGGATTAGAATGGCCACAGTCGTTCTCTATTGTGAACAGATCATTGCAGGTTCATTATTGGGAAGTTACTAATCACGGTGTTCAATCTTCCCACGCTCCCGCCTCTCCTGATAGAAATATCTTGTTTTGAGGGGTATTTGTAGTCAATGTACCCTCCATTTCTGttccctcccctccctctcATTGAAGAGTAAATCAGAGGCCTGTTGCCACTTGCCACGCCCATTTGGGCGTACGATGCATTTTAATGTTCTCATTATGCTCGCTGGGCTGACAAACTTCCGCTTGGCCCTGCTGACAAACGAAATTTCTGGTCTGGTTCTGCTGTGATTGTGGAACAGATATTAAAATTCCCCAGCATGTTGAGAGATTGCTCCAAAAAGGCTAATTTTTGGCTTATTTTATGGCCATGaaatattttgatgaatttgaaaaaaatgggcttgttgggtgcccctgtaggTTTTGGATCATTGTGGTGAAGTACACTTATATGGGTGTAATTCAGACTCCTAAACTGCAAGAAAAACAGATTACAACAGCTATCACGTTTCACATAAAATGGATTGAAGCTTGTGACTTTAGCTTCGCGTGACCCACGGAAACTTGGAATtggcaaggctgttgcctaacaggagcccggtagcctggggctcccaaagaatagctctgggcgccttaatttttcacagcaacacctttcacttcatatgttgggctcctaagttctcagcgtttagctctgagggccccatTAAagttttcttaggcagcagccttgattgGACTCTGTTAATCTCAAGTACTTAGTTAATATatgtcaaaaaacaaaaacaaaaaacaaaaaaaaatcggggtcTTTGTAAACATTGTCTGTAGAAAAAGACGctatataaaaaaatgaaataaaaaatgagaAAACATAAATGAAATGACAATCCTTTCCTGTAACTGAAATTTTGCGAGttcgatgaagctgttttgtgagtcaacatgagttcatgaagaaaatttcGATAAGGATTCAGTCATGACAATCAGGCTGCAACCATGAAATCTTAAATTGTTTGACTTACCGGACTACGGTtttggggttcttttttttcgcAGAAGAAAACTTGTTATgtagaagaaaaacgagaagaaattcCACGTATATGTATCTGGTAAACgcgtagcctgcgtagcatggcggttttggTTGCTAAGTAATAAAGGCGGGCGATGTTGTCACCCCGGGTGTCAAAATGAGGTGAAAGGGGCGGCAGTCAAAAACTCCTCGAATCCGGGCAGgcggtttttatttttctcgctGCTTCGCCGCTCGTTCTCGCGCGCTTCGCACGCGAatttcgcggcttcgccgctcgtgcgCCCGGCTCGacaaaaccgccatgctacgcaggctagcaAACGCGAAAATGCCAACTTTCACGTAGAAACGGCAACCGGCAAaagtgatgctaaatctctctattattaGATCACTGTTACAGTACTCTTACTGCAAAACCGTCTAACAAGCCTGGTGAGGTGAATCACGAGAAGTGAATTTTCTGAAATCTGTGTACATGTAAGTGCGATCTTCAAAATGGTACAGTGTATATAATTATGATGTCAATTGTGAGTCTTTTTCATTTGAGTcttcaagaggaaaaaaaaaagaacttaccTTGCTGGAGCCTCCTCTACCAATGATACCCAGTCTCAGATATGATTTGCCCTTCACAACAACAATGTCCTGGGAGGCCTGGGCTGGAGTCAAAGTACTCATAAACTGCATGGCCGGGGGATACCCAGGAGCAAACCCCACACCACGGTGGTCCGAGGGAGCCTCGTCTTGCTGTTCTCCTTTATTGTTGTCAAGAGTTGCAGAGCTGCAAGAGGGGGCACTTTGCTTAACACATTCCTCAATTAATGTACTGGAACATGTGACAGACTGCGGGTTGGAAGGAGTGTTGTCTGCTGTCTTTGAAACAAACCCACTATCTCTTGTGTCATGCAATCTACTCAGTTCTTGTTGTATAGCCATATTTTGAGTTGTACCAATCCGGTTGTTTTCTTCAGTTCTATTCTCTTTCTCTGATCTGCAAGGGACTGCAGATGTTGCTGTGTTACCAGCAGTTATGTGATTTTCTTGAGGAACTGACTTCATCTCAGACAGAACTCTTTGCTGCTGCGGGTCATCTTCTGTACATTCCAGCTCTGTGATGCCATCCAAATCATCACCAGCTTCTTTTGCAACTGACTGAGGCATCTTTACTCGCATTGGAAGACCAAAATTTATTCCTGTGTGACCTGGACGACGCCTTGTTTTGTTGGATCGAACTGACAGATTCATGCTTGAGACCAGACTGTTGTTGGCTGCAGTGAAAATGAACATTCAAGTTTCAGTAACCTGAGCTGAGGCCAGAGGTgatcagggcccagttgttcaaactatggatagcgctatccggcGGATAGCAGCGGATAGCAGGTTACTCTATGAAATGGCTAAAAATGGCACAGAAGCTTGACTTCATGAACCTGCCCTTGTTTCGACTAAAGAGGACAACTATCAAATagcagaaaaataatttaaattataGTGCACTTTGGAAGGGTTCAGCATTTCAGATTACTTGTTTATTAAGAAAAATCTTTTCACTtttatttacaatgtaaattCAATTTCCTTGATGCTGAAACTGAAGCATTTCAGGGAGTGACATTAAAATCTTGggttgacatacatgtacaggtacCTCTTACTATTAAAGCGAGTTCGAGGTCTGTACTGTAATTTTATAAGGACCaagttttttcctgttgatttatgCGTGGCCGATAAATCACCAGGGAAAAAAACAAGAATCCATAACTTTAACTTACAGTACATGATTTGCATATGGACCAAGAAAAGGAGGTTTGTACTTGATATTtagtaggtaaagtctgctaagagcctagaaggcccatcaggccggcgcttatctccggtttctgtagcatgaagcgactaggagtatttctaatcccccctggatgggatgctagtccattgcagggttacccccagcattttcgccgatacccatttatacacctaggtggagagaggcactgagagagtaaagtgtcttgcccaagaacacaacacaatgtccccggccaggacccgaacccggaccactcgatccggagtcgagcgcactaaccataaggccaccgcgcctcccacttgATATTTAGTACAGTTTATTAAGTGTTTAACcttggttaatgcatttctcgtgctctgattggttcaatcaatctcagttatcagcttattatatggtaaatgattgcgctgaGAGTTCCTAAGCTAAAAATTTATTCACCAGAAAGAGAGATAAAATTTCTCTCTAaataaaccaaaacaaaacgttttcgtggaaatgttgcatcaaaatttCAATTAAGCGGGCCATGCAGCAAGCTGTAATATTGATTAGATGAATTATAGTGATATTGCCCACTAAATTAGGCAATTATAGCGTGCAGACTATCTGAGAGATCCACTTAATTGACTTTAGTTATTTTTGTGtggtatagagcggttttcaaatgagtgtcgttaaacaaaaaccaaagtaattactttggccaatcgaaaaggacggagacagtcaagtaaaccaatcaaaactcgaagcaattacacgtagctgacaaaaaaacgtgggaaaatgtgcacgcgcgagccacaattggtttttgtttcacttctgattggttgaaaaagtggcgcgagaactttgaaccaatcactgagtgaagtaatgcaaaaccaaagtgattcgctaattactttcgacactcaattgaaaaccactctaactaCAATAAGTGACGAAAGTATTTGAGAAACTGAACTGGGAAGACCACagtaattagaaaaaaaaaccacctaAACGTTACATTATTCACTTGCACTTCCCCctctcccaccccccccccctgcaCGAAAAGGGAAGTGTTGAGGGGGGGAGGGGTTAGATGGAAAGATTTGGGGGGAGGGATTTGTCCTTAAAAGCAGGAAGTGTCGACTCAACCCTTTTGGCGCTTATTGTAGTgcagtgtagtgtagtgtacaTGTAGTGTTTATACTGACCTGATCTGAAATCTGGTGTACATTTCAGAGATGGCTTTTGTGTTGACATACTGCATCTTGCACGCAGCTGGAGAGGAACAGAGTCTGTCTCATCACTGCTGCTGCTTGTGCTCGGTCTGCACCTTACTGGCTGTTTTCTACAGTTTTCAATGATGCTAGGCAGCTTAAAGGAAATTACACCACTTGTGTTGTCAGCAACGGACGGAATGCCATTGTCTGTGAATCCATTTCCTGTTGTGGTGTCATCTGCTGTATGGGTgtaaaatcaattaaaaaattaatgttacatCTAAAATATAAAAGTTTCAGGGGCCGGTTGCTTGACGCCTGGTTAGCAAATTAACCGTTGGTTAttaagaggtgtcaaaacctataggtttccatggtatttaacgctggttagggCTAACCATGCTtagagcaacccgggccagaagATCAAGTAGCAGTGAATCTTTTAATTATTGAATTAGTCATGTACAATGATTTCAACCAACTCCAATTTTGTTACAACTTATTTATTACCTTTCAATAACATTGAAACCCCTACTTGCGAGggtcttaaaaaaaataatttcaggGACTTGGATTAACAACTTTTAAATTAACTTAACAAGCAAACAGTTGGAAAAACAACATGGCCAACCATTTTGAGAAGCACACGCTTTCCCCAAAGGAACTTGTGTAAGGACTGCACAGCGATATAGAATTTACATGTAAGTCTAGTTCCGGGTTACCCACTGGCAACTCAGCCGACGACACTAAATATAGTGTAACTACATGTAATGAATACAATCATGGATGATGAGGGTTATTAACCTGATTgcattaaattaaaaaagattATGAAAATCTTGTGGCTTAATTTCTTTCTgtattgaaaaaattaatgtaaaacaAGTTAGCAATTCGTTTTCCATTGCCTTGCCTCAGCATTACCACAGTCTGGAACCTAACACTAACCTAACCATCATTTAGAAAAGAATGAAATGGATTCAGAATGTTAGAATGGCATCTTTGAAAGAACTTGATCAGATTGACAGTCACCTTGgggtacaaaacaatagcaagtCAGTGTTTTGTGAGAAATAGAGTTTAATTTCCCAATAGTTTGTATGCGAGCATGGTTTACATGACATCAGATGAAAAGTGATAATTACATGTAGTGACTCATAATAAAAATTAtgaattataatttttatttaagtgtcaagagTGCTTTACATATAGAGCTGCAGTTAAGGACAATGTACAGAAATCAAGTCAACTTGTATCTAatcataggtttttaggagaggggaaaaccggaggaTCCATAGAAAATCCTctcgaagcagagtagagaacaaacaaactcaacacacTTATGACAATGAGTCCAGAATCGAACtgtggccacattggtgggaagtgaGTGAcctcaccactgcgtcatccctCTAGCTGTTCAGCTCCCTCATGATGATCAATGTACCTACCTTGGCTCATAGGAGATGAATCCACTGATGATTCACTGCTTTTTTGCTTCAGTCTTGAGAACCCTGTCAGCGTCAGTTCATCACTGTCGTCAATCAAAACCTTTTTACCCTCTACGAAGTTGTCATATGCTCTTATTAGCAACTCTATTGGTTTTGCTCCAACATCCTTCCCTTTGCGCAGCAAACCTCTACATTTGCTTTTGTTTCCTGCATGTTAATGACAGCAATAATTACTGTaacatatttacatgtattatcagttaaaaatctaaaacaaaactgaaaattactTAATACAAGTCATGTACTGTAACAAGCAAAATCAACAAACCTCATTTCATCTAATATTAACCATGATTATTTTTTAACCACTCGACATAGAAGTAACCAGATTAAGATCTTGACAcagacaaaaatattttttgcttcCTTTAAGCCTTTATctaataaataataaagaattaagtGTTTGAGTGAGGCCTTGAGCTGCTTTTGAAAAGTTTGATCCAAGCTCCAATTGCCAACCTACAAACCTGTATGGCATCATCTGCAGCTGACCTGACCTGACTAGAACACtttgtttattcattttttctaaaaatatgctGCTCAATGAGGCCAGCATATCAGCATATCGTTTGCCTAATACACATATTTTACTAAGATAAGtaatttttacattttaatagaTTATTAGAAAAAATTGTCCTTGTGTTGTTAAACATACATGGTAATGTATTAAGACACAAACCTAGTGACAACTCAAACTGGGCCCatgcaacaaaaacaatggcaAAGTGCTTGGCATTGCTCCTCGCCAGCTGGAATGTTCTTCTGGCATCATCTTCCGAGATTCTCCTGTTTAGAAACAAACTTATGCTGTCGATTATGATGAACTGAATATAAtagttacatgtattattgATGTAAGAGCTACAGCAAAAAGTTGTAGTGGTAATGGTTTTCTCTAGACTTTGAGGAAGGGTTGTGATCAGAAGAGAGCAGTGAAAAAAGCCTGACATTCTTACAAAACTCAATCCATCACTGATTGAGTTGTACAAATGGGTACTGAAAGCATCACTTGGGGGTAACCCAGTTGGGAAATAATTACACCCCCACCAGGACTGCTTGTGGTCCAATTGAAgcagtgcagcccagtggttaggggccgcttgccttgagatccagggaTCCCGGGTTCATGACACATTTAATTtggccactggttgaatttgttcctggtagtcccttgtTCAACTTCGCAGCTGCACTTgaaaatagccaactagcttgcctccggccagttgggattc
The sequence above is a segment of the Montipora foliosa isolate CH-2021 chromosome 2, ASM3666993v2, whole genome shotgun sequence genome. Coding sequences within it:
- the LOC137985202 gene encoding dual specificity protein kinase TTK-like isoform X2, with the protein product MDPETTTVTIQKIKENGNRPEEWLEFLCQHQTKVGTELTSETCQHLVFLYERAVNQIPAAEHKSNLSYARLLVECAKLQMRISEDDARRTFQLARSNAKHFAIVFVAWAQFELSLGNKSKCRGLLRKGKDVGAKPIELLIRAYDNFVEGKKVLIDDSDELTLTGFSRLKQKSSESSVDSSPMSQADDTTTGNGFTDNGIPSVADNTSGVISFKLPSIIENCRKQPVRCRPSTSSSSDETDSVPLQLRARCSMSTQKPSLKCTPDFRSANNSLVSSMNLSVRSNKTRRRPGHTGINFGLPMRVKMPQSVAKEAGDDLDGITELECTEDDPQQQRVLSEMKSVPQENHITAGNTATSAVPCRSEKENRTEENNRIGTTQNMAIQQELSRLHDTRDSGFVSKTADNTPSNPQSVTCSSTLIEECVKQSAPSCSSATLDNNKGEQQDEAPSDHRGVGFAPGYPPAMQFMSTLTPAQASQDIVVVKGKSYLRLGIIGRGGSSKVYRAFDGKRICAMKFVDLEEADDFMVQSYFNEIDLLNRLQGNDNIIKLFDWELNQEKRILILVMEYGSIDLAGFLRKNRTKMTNEELKAFWRQMLEAVNLVHQQGIIHRDLKPANFLWVEARLKLIDFGIAHTLQTDKTSIELDTQVGTLNFMSPEAFQDISQLPRFDSEGNSKPRLKIGRPSDVWSLGCILYMMVYGRTPFQHISNHVIKLQCIMDPSHEIEFPPIKEIYLLDVMKGCLRRNPKERLTIPHLLDHPFLNPSSHDPMVEIEDKVIECVMQIVKSDVNSPRSIRNFCKQRLAGNNT
- the LOC137985202 gene encoding dual specificity protein kinase TTK-like isoform X1, which encodes MDPETTTVTIQKIKENGNRPEEWLEFLCQHQTKVGTELTSETCQHLVFLYERAVNQIPAAEHKSNLSYARLLVECAKLQMRISEDDARRTFQLARSNAKHFAIVFVAWAQFELSLGNKSKCRGLLRKGKDVGAKPIELLIRAYDNFVEGKKVLIDDSDELTLTGFSRLKQKSSESSVDSSPMSQADDTTTGNGFTDNGIPSVADNTSGVISFKLPSIIENCRKQPVRCRPSTSSSSDETDSVPLQLRARCSMSTQKPSLKCTPDFRSANNSLVSSMNLSVRSNKTRRRPGHTGINFGLPMRVKMPQSVAKEAGDDLDGITELECTEDDPQQQRVLSEMKSVPQENHITAGNTATSAVPCRSEKENRTEENNRIGTTQNMAIQQELSRLHDTRDSGFVSKTADNTPSNPQSVTCSSTLIEECVKQSAPSCSSATLDNNKGEQQDEAPSDHRGVGFAPGYPPAMQFMSTLTPAQASQDIVVVKGKSYLRLGIIGRGGSSKVYRAFDGKRICAMKFVDLEEADDFMVQSYFNEIDLLNRLQGNDNIIKLFDWELNQEKRILILVMEYGSIDLAGFLRKNRTKMTNEELKAFWRQMLEAVNLVHQQGIIHRDLKPANFLWVEARLKLIDFGIAHTLQTDKTSIELDTQVGTLNFMSPEAFQDISQLPRFDSEGNSKPRLKIGRPSDVWSLGCILYMMVYGRTPFQHISNHVIKLQCIMDPSHEIEFPPIKEIYLLDVMKGCLRRNPKERLTIPHLLDHPFLNPSSHDPMVEIEDKVIECVMQIVKSDVNSPRSIRCHLASLQFDSLWSECISGL